Proteins encoded in a region of the Paenibacillus pedocola genome:
- a CDS encoding helix-turn-helix transcriptional regulator yields the protein MKNRLEEIRKQHGIKQEELAAALEVSRQTIGSLENGRYNPSIILAFKIARYFNLSVEEIFIYEEEQK from the coding sequence TTGAAAAACAGGCTTGAGGAAATACGCAAACAGCACGGTATTAAGCAGGAGGAGCTTGCAGCAGCGCTTGAGGTATCCAGACAGACGATCGGCTCGCTCGAAAATGGGAGATACAACCCTTCCATCATTTTAGCTTTCAAAATCGCCCGTTATTTCAACCTGTCCGTTGAGGAGATTTTTATCTACGAGGAGGAACAGAAATGA
- a CDS encoding histidine phosphatase family protein: MHTSVYMVRHGESPMNESSTNERTRGLTEKGKRDALQVTDLLKQEDIEVFVSSPYLRAILTIEDLAGASGREVLLYEDLKERIFLNEDKRLPDEELIPLLAKSFIDPDFSLSGGESNAECQSRAVTVLDELLKNYDGRKIALGTHGAVMTLIMNHYDKKYDLDFLLNMSKPDVYRLDFNGAELVDVIRLWN, encoded by the coding sequence ATGCACACTTCGGTTTATATGGTAAGACATGGTGAATCACCTATGAATGAGAGCAGCACAAACGAAAGAACCAGAGGTTTGACGGAAAAAGGGAAAAGGGACGCACTTCAAGTAACTGATTTATTGAAACAAGAAGATATAGAGGTTTTTGTCTCAAGCCCTTATCTAAGGGCGATTCTAACCATCGAGGATTTGGCTGGTGCCAGCGGCCGAGAGGTGCTGTTATACGAAGACCTCAAAGAAAGAATCTTCTTAAATGAAGATAAACGCTTGCCTGATGAGGAGTTAATTCCACTATTGGCGAAGTCTTTTATTGATCCTGATTTTTCTTTGTCGGGGGGAGAATCGAATGCCGAATGTCAGAGCCGGGCTGTAACCGTTTTAGATGAGTTATTAAAGAATTATGACGGACGGAAGATAGCTTTAGGCACACATGGAGCCGTAATGACTTTGATTATGAATCATTATGACAAAAAGTACGATTTGGATTTCCTGCTAAACATGTCTAAACCGGATGTATACAGGCTGGATTTTAACGGGGCTGAGCTGGTTGATGTTATCAGATTGTGGAATTAG
- a CDS encoding cation diffusion facilitator family transporter: protein MDEKRETIGSLIKKGNRSSGSAAIGNTCIAIVKGAAFALTGSGSMFATMMHSIADAVNQMFVFTGSVLAEKRPTRRFPDGFGRVINLFCMVAVIVVTVMAYETMLEGFHLLKHPVEESSGYWINVLVLLLSIAADGFVWVKAMNEVLHEARVDAKGLGKLTVSLKNVKRAAPPTRLVYYEDLVATTGGLLAMIAVLVTALSDFHLLDGITSILIAFMMIGVAFRVGYDNMVGLIGVAAPPEIEDKIAKIIFGEPQVTDIFQMRILQEGRYYHVEGLIELRRGLSLADADDIKFQVRDKLLADPHISDVTLGILEDNGIRNWVPQHELQDFT, encoded by the coding sequence ATGGACGAGAAACGCGAAACGATTGGAAGCTTGATCAAAAAAGGCAACAGATCCTCAGGATCGGCAGCTATAGGCAATACTTGTATTGCAATAGTTAAAGGGGCTGCTTTTGCTCTGACCGGAAGCGGTTCGATGTTCGCAACCATGATGCATTCGATTGCCGATGCCGTCAATCAGATGTTTGTTTTTACGGGCAGTGTGCTGGCGGAGAAAAGGCCCACGCGCCGCTTCCCCGACGGCTTCGGACGGGTTATCAACCTGTTCTGCATGGTCGCGGTCATTGTCGTTACGGTTATGGCGTATGAAACGATGCTGGAAGGGTTCCATCTGCTGAAGCATCCTGTAGAGGAGAGCAGCGGTTATTGGATCAATGTGCTGGTCCTGCTGCTGTCGATTGCCGCGGACGGTTTTGTGTGGGTGAAGGCGATGAACGAAGTGCTGCATGAAGCACGGGTTGATGCCAAGGGCTTGGGCAAGCTTACAGTGTCACTCAAAAATGTGAAACGGGCGGCTCCCCCGACCCGGCTTGTCTACTATGAAGATCTGGTGGCAACAACAGGGGGGCTGCTGGCCATGATTGCCGTACTAGTCACCGCGCTGAGTGATTTTCATCTGCTTGACGGAATCACGAGCATTTTAATTGCTTTTATGATGATCGGGGTAGCCTTCCGTGTAGGTTATGACAATATGGTTGGACTGATCGGTGTTGCCGCTCCACCGGAAATCGAAGATAAGATAGCGAAGATCATCTTCGGCGAGCCGCAGGTTACTGATATTTTTCAGATGCGGATTCTGCAGGAGGGGCGTTATTATCATGTAGAAGGCCTGATCGAGCTGCGGCGGGGCTTATCGCTGGCTGATGCAGACGATATCAAGTTCCAGGTGAGGGACAAGCTGCTGGCTGATCCGCATATTTCGGATGTGACCTTAGGGATTCTGGAGGATAACGGCATACGCAACTGGGTACCTCAGCATGAATTGCAGGATTTTACTTGA
- a CDS encoding ABC transporter substrate-binding protein has product MDNNISHFLRLAAEINTPFRIHEPLMVSIEQLALVLCCTPRNVKFILRKLEEKSFIHWQPGRGRGHISELTFVRSVDEVLEDALQELIGRGKIKQGIDLIGLPEVNGPLKERLLTMLNKQMGYHSETESTEGLDVLRISRNRHMQRLDPSCVYTAFEAFLISQMYSTLVTYEPSGGRFLPALAHMWEVNETYTSYIFYLRKGVRFHHGRVMTARDVKETLQSLKDRNSPALWHFRHISGVELLGDHRIRFDLSRPNRFFLHLLSSIYMSVLPCDVEFSAEKPLGTGPYRVMNLSDDVLVLAAFDDYYGIRPLLDRVEIWYLPDQRASERHYQLPEVEEFRPSSEPCTNNSIDYPALGCRYILSNFRKNGFQHNLHFRQAMRLLYHPLALIRELGGNRITPADSFLPWRSRKSTWVEPSLEQAKQLLDLSGYSGEVIILGYLRKKDEREEAEWLQRRGAEIGLQFRLLDYQDYNLKEIMCQADFVFAEEVLEDDWQWGMINYFVNKSNHLHVLLEDSQRDRIEQELEHFAELPEDGRCRLLEQMEDVLRDNAWLLYGCHMNKRAQLNQSLFGLHTGSFGFLDISRLWIKTGFQ; this is encoded by the coding sequence TTGGATAACAACATCTCTCATTTTCTCCGGTTGGCCGCCGAGATTAATACCCCTTTTAGAATACATGAGCCCCTGATGGTAAGTATTGAACAGCTGGCACTGGTTCTTTGCTGCACCCCGCGGAATGTGAAGTTTATCCTGCGCAAGCTTGAAGAAAAGTCGTTTATTCACTGGCAGCCGGGAAGAGGCAGAGGCCATATTTCCGAACTGACCTTTGTACGCAGCGTGGATGAGGTACTGGAAGATGCTCTGCAGGAGCTTATCGGCAGGGGGAAGATTAAGCAGGGCATAGACCTGATCGGTCTGCCTGAGGTAAACGGCCCTTTGAAGGAAAGACTGTTGACCATGCTGAACAAACAAATGGGCTATCACAGTGAGACTGAATCGACAGAGGGTCTTGATGTCCTGCGGATCTCACGCAACCGGCATATGCAGAGGCTGGACCCTTCCTGTGTATATACCGCTTTTGAAGCCTTTCTGATCAGTCAAATGTACAGCACACTGGTGACTTATGAACCATCCGGCGGCAGGTTTTTACCGGCTCTGGCCCACATGTGGGAAGTGAATGAGACCTATACCAGTTATATTTTTTATCTGCGCAAAGGTGTGCGGTTCCATCATGGCCGGGTCATGACAGCCAGGGATGTCAAGGAGACGCTGCAGAGCCTAAAGGATCGGAATAGTCCGGCCTTGTGGCACTTCCGTCACATTTCTGGTGTGGAGCTGCTAGGGGATCACCGTATCCGCTTTGATCTGTCCAGGCCAAACCGCTTTTTCCTGCACCTGCTGAGTTCAATCTATATGTCGGTTCTTCCCTGTGATGTGGAGTTTTCTGCGGAAAAACCACTCGGAACGGGGCCATACCGGGTGATGAATCTGAGTGATGATGTTCTGGTGCTTGCTGCATTTGATGATTATTACGGCATCCGGCCACTCCTGGACCGGGTTGAGATCTGGTATTTGCCGGATCAGAGGGCCAGTGAACGCCATTACCAGCTTCCGGAAGTAGAGGAATTCCGCCCGTCCTCGGAGCCATGTACTAATAACAGCATTGACTATCCGGCCCTGGGATGCAGATACATCCTCTCCAATTTCCGCAAAAATGGATTTCAGCACAATCTTCATTTTCGTCAGGCAATGAGACTTCTATATCACCCGCTTGCGTTGATCAGAGAACTCGGAGGTAACCGGATTACCCCTGCTGACAGCTTCCTTCCCTGGAGAAGCCGGAAGAGCACATGGGTTGAACCTTCACTTGAACAGGCGAAACAGCTGCTTGATTTAAGCGGCTATAGCGGTGAAGTCATTATCCTTGGATATCTTCGCAAGAAAGATGAGCGGGAGGAAGCGGAATGGCTTCAGCGGCGCGGAGCCGAGATTGGCCTGCAATTCAGACTGCTGGATTACCAGGATTATAACCTGAAAGAAATCATGTGCCAGGCTGATTTTGTGTTTGCGGAAGAAGTGCTGGAGGATGACTGGCAGTGGGGGATGATTAATTATTTTGTGAACAAGTCTAATCATCTTCATGTGTTGCTGGAAGACAGCCAGCGCGACAGAATAGAGCAAGAGCTTGAGCACTTTGCAGAGCTGCCTGAAGATGGCAGATGCCGCCTGCTCGAGCAAATGGAAGACGTTCTCCGCGACAATGCATGGCTACTCTATGGATGCCATATGAACAAAAGAGCGCAGCTAAATCAGAGTTTATTCGGCCTGCACACCGGATCCTTCGGATTCCTCGATATTTCCAGACTGTGGATTAAAACGGGATTCCAGTAA
- a CDS encoding MDR family MFS transporter, which yields MKQHLQHIHPLAWTIIIGTMFGRLVTSMSIPFLSIYLTQVLGASPTQTGFTVAVSSLAGVMISFYGGYISDVIGRKIVMLVSVFGWACVFFGFSAAQHLWVFFLVNTLNGICRAVFEPTSRALLSDITPPEHKLLVFNLRYAAVNLGVVFGPIIGLQLGSAKSTFPFLIAGIVYIAYGLVLFAQFRVHHSTLPQRSEVHAPKLRAALATAGRDRVFLPVLLGTIFCVLGYGHFSSTLAQYLAMNTHFTDGGKVFSYMLSLNAVTVLVVQYPIVRTASKFSPIVPLILGNICVAVSMLLFGIAGGVALLMTGVILFTIGEVLLFTMMDMLIDRIAKPEWKGTYFGTIGFNGLGGVMAPILGGMLLDQFGAANGPAVFVPLALTTALGLPFLVTAHRRFKARELAESVIVKPSSVKMG from the coding sequence ATGAAACAACATCTACAGCATATTCATCCATTGGCGTGGACAATTATTATCGGGACCATGTTCGGCCGGCTGGTAACATCGATGAGCATTCCTTTTTTATCGATTTATTTGACCCAGGTGCTCGGCGCTTCCCCGACACAGACAGGCTTTACAGTAGCGGTTAGCTCGCTCGCAGGCGTGATGATCAGCTTCTACGGCGGGTATATCTCGGATGTGATCGGGCGCAAAATCGTCATGCTGGTCTCTGTATTCGGCTGGGCCTGTGTCTTCTTCGGCTTCTCTGCCGCACAGCATTTGTGGGTATTTTTCCTCGTGAACACATTGAACGGCATCTGCCGCGCTGTATTCGAGCCTACCTCTCGCGCGCTGCTCTCGGATATTACGCCGCCTGAGCACAAGCTGCTCGTATTCAACTTGAGATACGCCGCCGTCAATCTTGGTGTAGTCTTCGGTCCGATCATTGGTCTTCAGCTGGGTTCAGCTAAGTCGACGTTTCCCTTCCTGATTGCCGGAATCGTCTATATCGCTTATGGACTGGTACTGTTCGCGCAGTTCCGTGTGCACCATTCTACGCTGCCGCAGCGTTCGGAAGTTCATGCACCTAAACTGCGCGCAGCACTGGCTACCGCCGGCCGGGACCGCGTATTCCTTCCCGTGCTTCTCGGTACCATCTTCTGTGTGCTGGGTTATGGACATTTCAGCTCCACACTGGCGCAGTATCTGGCGATGAATACACATTTTACAGATGGCGGGAAGGTCTTCTCGTATATGCTGTCGCTAAATGCAGTGACCGTGCTGGTCGTCCAATATCCGATTGTCCGCACAGCCAGCAAGTTTTCGCCGATTGTCCCCCTAATCCTCGGGAACATCTGCGTAGCGGTGAGTATGCTTCTATTCGGAATCGCCGGAGGAGTGGCTCTCCTCATGACCGGTGTCATCCTGTTCACGATCGGTGAAGTACTGCTCTTCACGATGATGGATATGCTCATCGACCGGATCGCCAAGCCGGAGTGGAAAGGCACTTACTTCGGAACGATCGGCTTCAACGGTCTGGGCGGCGTTATGGCTCCTATCCTTGGCGGAATGCTGCTGGATCAGTTCGGTGCCGCTAACGGTCCTGCAGTGTTTGTGCCGCTGGCACTGACTACCGCCCTCGGGCTTCCGTTTCTGGTCACTGCTCATAGAAGATTTAAGGCCAGGGAGCTGGCCGAATCCGTAATCGTCAAGCCATCCAGCGTTAAAATGGGCTAA
- a CDS encoding L-dopachrome tautomerase-related protein, with amino-acid sequence MLSMEEYFGKFELVYSFFGAMPTGVSVSETGRIFICFPKWGDDVRFTVAEMVEGRLQPYPNLEKNLINPLNITMSFISVQSVVADGRGTLWILDTAAPNFSEPIKGGAKLVAVDLKTNTIRKVYTFAEDVVLPTTYLNDVRFDFRVGKSGYAYITDSSSKGPGAIIVLNLETGDAYRRLSGANSTSPDPYFLPKVEGEILMNRNPDGTTSPFRLASDGIAISPDGRILFFCPLSSRHLYSISTEALRDRAIPDMNLQYHVKYWGEKGASDGMITDAKGNIYAGDYENNSIRKILPNGIMETIAHDPRILWPDTFSIGPDRYLYVIVNQLHRQARFHYGKDLRQKPYGLLRLKIDELPAPTF; translated from the coding sequence ATGTTATCTATGGAAGAATATTTCGGAAAGTTTGAACTCGTTTATTCATTCTTTGGGGCTATGCCTACAGGCGTTAGTGTATCAGAAACCGGCCGTATCTTCATTTGCTTTCCGAAATGGGGAGATGACGTTAGATTTACGGTAGCGGAAATGGTTGAGGGTCGGTTGCAGCCTTATCCTAATTTAGAAAAGAATTTGATAAACCCTTTGAATATTACGATGTCTTTCATCAGTGTCCAAAGTGTAGTTGCTGATGGTAGGGGAACCCTCTGGATACTGGATACGGCAGCACCAAATTTTTCTGAGCCTATTAAAGGAGGGGCAAAATTAGTCGCTGTAGATTTGAAAACAAACACAATAAGAAAAGTATATACGTTTGCAGAAGATGTAGTGCTGCCGACAACGTATCTGAATGATGTCCGATTTGATTTTCGTGTGGGTAAATCAGGATACGCCTATATAACGGATTCTTCTTCCAAAGGTCCAGGCGCTATTATAGTCTTAAATTTAGAAACTGGGGATGCGTATAGACGGTTAAGTGGAGCAAATTCAACTTCACCCGATCCGTATTTTTTACCGAAAGTGGAAGGTGAAATTTTGATGAATCGAAACCCAGACGGCACCACTTCACCTTTTCGATTGGCCTCTGATGGTATAGCGATTTCCCCTGATGGAAGGATTTTATTTTTTTGTCCGCTCAGCAGTCGTCATCTATACTCGATCTCAACGGAAGCCTTAAGAGACAGAGCGATACCGGATATGAATTTACAGTATCACGTGAAGTATTGGGGAGAAAAAGGTGCGTCAGATGGAATGATCACCGATGCTAAAGGAAACATTTACGCTGGAGACTATGAAAACAATAGTATTCGAAAGATATTGCCGAATGGAATAATGGAAACCATCGCTCATGATCCGAGAATTTTATGGCCGGATACTTTTTCTATAGGTCCGGATCGATACTTATATGTTATTGTGAACCAGTTACATCGGCAGGCAAGATTTCATTATGGAAAAGACCTGCGACAAAAACCTTATGGTTTACTTCGTTTGAAAATTGATGAATTACCAGCTCCTACCTTCTGA
- a CDS encoding spore gernimation protein GerQ: MNTQTLAPHESMELHEALNFKTLCLAKSKLMQGLVFDQELKALMQKDVIQSAQQIAELQAIYARAPFQAPVPNSPTPITH, encoded by the coding sequence ATGAATACGCAAACGCTAGCGCCGCACGAATCGATGGAACTGCATGAAGCGTTAAACTTTAAAACGCTCTGCCTCGCTAAGTCAAAACTTATGCAAGGCTTGGTTTTTGACCAAGAGCTAAAAGCGTTAATGCAGAAAGACGTAATTCAATCCGCGCAACAGATCGCGGAGCTGCAAGCGATCTACGCAAGAGCTCCTTTCCAAGCTCCTGTTCCGAATAGCCCGACACCTATAACACATTAA
- a CDS encoding spore coat protein: MNTDYLDPINSLNMPEMADMTFAMDFLLRAKEGVRNLSVALTESASPDVRALLRNHLKQGIAMHQEITELMIRKKWFHPYELNEQYQLDQLSAKNTVMIGQMNLFPDDTSRKGMFDRIPDEHIGGHKA, translated from the coding sequence ATGAATACCGATTATTTAGACCCGATTAATTCATTAAATATGCCGGAAATGGCAGATATGACATTTGCAATGGACTTCCTTCTTCGTGCCAAGGAGGGTGTGCGAAATTTGTCCGTCGCCCTGACGGAATCGGCTTCTCCGGATGTAAGAGCGCTGCTGCGCAATCATCTTAAGCAAGGGATAGCAATGCACCAAGAAATCACGGAGCTCATGATTCGCAAAAAATGGTTCCATCCTTACGAGCTGAACGAACAGTACCAACTCGACCAGCTTTCAGCGAAAAATACGGTGATGATCGGGCAGATGAATCTGTTCCCGGATGATACGTCGCGTAAAGGGATGTTTGATCGGATCCCAGATGAACATATTGGAGGACATAAAGCATGA
- a CDS encoding zinc-dependent alcohol dehydrogenase: protein MKAVTYQGIKNVVVKEVPDPKIEKPDDMIVKITSSAICGSDLHLIHGMIPNLQENYVIGHEPMGIVEEVGPGVTKVKKGDRVIIPFNIACGECFFCKNQLESQCDKSNEHGDMGAYFGYSGTTGGYPGGQAEYLRVPFANFTHFKIPENCEQPDEKLSLIADAMTTAFWSVDNAGVKNGDTVIVLGCGPVGLLAQKFCWLKGAKRVIAVDYVDYRLQHAKRTNHVEIVNFEQDKNIGNNLKEMTKGGADVVIDAVGMDGKMSDLEFLASGLKLQGGTMSAFIIASQAVRKGGTIQVTGVYGGRYNGFPLGDIMQRNVNIRSGQAPVIHYMPYMYELVTSGKVDPGDIVTHVIPLSEAKRGYEVFDTKTDDCIKVVLKP, encoded by the coding sequence ATGAAGGCGGTAACGTATCAAGGGATTAAAAATGTCGTGGTCAAAGAGGTGCCGGATCCGAAGATTGAGAAACCGGACGATATGATCGTAAAGATCACCAGTTCCGCCATTTGCGGTTCCGACCTTCATCTTATTCACGGGATGATCCCTAACCTCCAGGAAAACTATGTCATCGGGCATGAACCGATGGGGATCGTAGAAGAGGTAGGCCCCGGCGTGACAAAGGTAAAGAAAGGCGACCGTGTGATCATTCCGTTCAACATCGCATGCGGAGAATGCTTTTTTTGCAAAAATCAGCTGGAAAGCCAATGTGACAAGTCAAACGAACACGGGGATATGGGTGCTTATTTCGGCTACTCCGGAACGACCGGCGGATATCCTGGCGGGCAAGCCGAGTATCTACGAGTCCCATTTGCAAATTTTACCCACTTCAAGATTCCCGAAAACTGCGAACAACCGGACGAAAAGCTAAGCTTGATCGCCGATGCCATGACGACGGCATTCTGGAGCGTAGATAACGCGGGCGTAAAGAATGGAGATACGGTCATCGTACTCGGCTGCGGTCCGGTCGGCCTTCTGGCCCAGAAATTCTGCTGGCTGAAAGGTGCAAAGCGGGTCATAGCCGTCGACTATGTCGATTACCGCTTACAGCATGCGAAGCGAACGAACCATGTGGAAATCGTAAACTTCGAACAGGATAAGAATATTGGCAACAATCTTAAGGAAATGACCAAAGGCGGCGCCGATGTCGTGATAGATGCAGTAGGAATGGATGGCAAGATGAGCGATCTCGAATTTCTAGCCAGCGGTTTGAAGCTGCAAGGCGGCACCATGAGCGCATTTATCATTGCGTCTCAGGCGGTCCGTAAAGGCGGGACCATCCAAGTCACTGGGGTATACGGCGGACGCTATAACGGGTTCCCGCTCGGCGACATCATGCAGCGCAACGTAAATATCCGTTCCGGACAAGCTCCGGTCATTCACTACATGCCGTATATGTACGAGCTGGTTACTTCGGGCAAAGTGGATCCTGGAGACATTGTTACGCACGTCATTCCGCTCAGCGAGGCCAAGCGCGGCTATGAAGTGTTCGATACGAAAACGGATGATTGCATCAAAGTCGTCTTAAAGCCTTAA
- a CDS encoding spore coat protein encodes MNPILEHMTGLHTLTDDVIAMDMLMNAKSGVRSYAMAVTECATPEIKQMLMKQLDEAIDSYEKISNYMVQHGLYHPYHIPEQIQLDLKNIQTAMNIPS; translated from the coding sequence ATGAACCCAATCTTAGAACACATGACAGGGCTTCATACGTTGACCGACGATGTGATCGCAATGGATATGTTGATGAACGCCAAGAGCGGAGTCAGAAGCTACGCCATGGCCGTAACCGAATGTGCCACCCCAGAAATCAAGCAAATGTTGATGAAGCAGCTCGACGAAGCCATAGACTCTTATGAAAAGATATCAAATTACATGGTGCAGCATGGCTTATACCATCCCTACCATATTCCAGAGCAAATTCAGCTCGATCTGAAAAATATTCAGACCGCTATGAACATTCCGTCCTGA
- a CDS encoding helix-turn-helix transcriptional regulator: MRVHRLIAIILLIESRGRIKASELAAALETSVRSIYRDIDVLGEAGIPIVTSTGPNGGISLMEGYTVNLRQLNGDEVIHLYLTGMGFHTGRQSESRIQLKNALLKLENTLPAPYQADIRKAKNVFFFDDTPWWSASTSLPGLETLRSALWKGHKVRVEYRKVSGDVSMRMLQPYGLVVKQGEWYLVAFCERAEALRTFKCERISVVHLLEEKYELPAGFSLEMYWKSGEEAFKQSRRAEEYYPVTVRVYKGKQIPGAKFDVIQTVEDGNSQIVTVNMYSFEQACEKVFILPVDTEVLEPQTVRVYIKERIEELQRMYI, from the coding sequence ATGCGGGTGCACCGTTTAATTGCGATAATATTACTCATTGAGTCCAGGGGGAGGATAAAAGCCAGCGAGCTGGCGGCAGCACTCGAAACCTCCGTCCGCTCCATTTACAGAGATATCGATGTGCTGGGGGAAGCGGGGATTCCAATAGTTACTTCAACGGGACCGAACGGCGGAATTTCTCTGATGGAGGGTTATACAGTCAATCTGCGGCAGCTGAATGGCGATGAAGTAATTCATCTTTATTTAACAGGAATGGGATTTCATACAGGCAGGCAGAGTGAGTCCCGTATTCAGCTGAAAAATGCACTTCTGAAACTGGAAAATACGCTGCCTGCTCCTTATCAGGCGGATATTCGCAAGGCCAAAAATGTCTTTTTCTTCGATGATACACCATGGTGGAGCGCATCCACTTCGCTGCCTGGGCTAGAGACGCTGCGTAGTGCGCTATGGAAAGGGCACAAAGTCAGAGTGGAATATCGTAAGGTGAGCGGGGATGTCTCTATGCGTATGTTGCAGCCCTACGGCTTGGTTGTGAAGCAGGGGGAGTGGTATTTAGTGGCCTTTTGTGAGAGAGCGGAGGCGCTGCGGACATTTAAATGTGAGCGGATTAGCGTTGTACATCTGCTCGAAGAGAAATATGAGCTGCCTGCTGGTTTCTCTCTGGAAATGTATTGGAAGAGCGGGGAGGAAGCTTTTAAGCAATCCAGAAGAGCAGAGGAATATTACCCGGTTACTGTCAGAGTGTATAAAGGAAAGCAGATACCTGGAGCAAAATTCGATGTCATCCAAACTGTGGAAGACGGGAACTCGCAGATTGTAACAGTGAACATGTACAGTTTTGAACAAGCCTGTGAGAAAGTATTTATACTGCCTGTTGATACTGAGGTTCTGGAGCCTCAGACTGTGAGAGTTTATATAAAGGAGCGTATAGAAGAGCTACAGCGGATGTATATTTAA
- a CDS encoding Gfo/Idh/MocA family protein yields MNIGILGTGFGAYHASIFKKFPEIGRVVVFGRNESKLQKLQQELGVEVTTSINEVISDPGLDIIDICLPSTLHKQYTLESFQAGKHVFCETPVCLSAEDAAAMKHAEEQSGKRVLVNQFIKFEPAYQYLYKSAAQKKYGRLLKVRLLRETAPLWGDLGLDTITTNLMIHELDFVSWLIGGTTPSGVWGSQGGQEGQALVEAIFNKSYVSAQVTASSLMPAAYPFTVGYEAYFERAKLEFHEKDDMQGGVDIALYEYSETGRQEIVLEKVNPYEKSLQHALQCFQDGSESILSLEQALISLHTALELKRLLAVPAS; encoded by the coding sequence ATGAACATTGGCATATTAGGCACCGGATTTGGAGCATATCACGCCTCCATATTTAAGAAATTTCCGGAAATCGGGCGGGTGGTTGTCTTCGGACGGAATGAATCCAAGCTGCAAAAGTTACAGCAAGAATTAGGTGTTGAGGTCACTACCTCCATTAATGAGGTCATCAGTGATCCCGGCCTTGATATCATTGATATTTGTCTGCCCTCCACCCTACATAAACAATATACTTTAGAGTCGTTTCAGGCGGGCAAACATGTGTTTTGCGAAACTCCGGTCTGCTTGTCTGCTGAAGATGCGGCTGCAATGAAACATGCTGAAGAACAATCCGGTAAAAGAGTCCTCGTCAACCAGTTCATCAAATTTGAACCGGCCTATCAGTATCTGTACAAGTCGGCGGCGCAGAAGAAATACGGCAGGCTTCTTAAAGTACGTTTACTGAGGGAAACCGCTCCCTTATGGGGAGATTTGGGACTGGACACTATTACTACAAATTTGATGATTCACGAACTTGATTTCGTAAGCTGGCTTATAGGCGGGACCACTCCATCCGGGGTATGGGGCAGTCAAGGCGGACAAGAAGGACAGGCACTGGTTGAGGCTATTTTCAACAAATCATATGTTTCGGCACAAGTCACTGCTTCATCGTTAATGCCGGCAGCGTATCCTTTTACGGTGGGCTATGAAGCTTATTTTGAACGGGCTAAACTGGAGTTTCATGAAAAAGATGATATGCAGGGCGGCGTAGATATTGCACTTTACGAATACAGTGAAACAGGCAGACAAGAAATTGTCTTGGAAAAAGTTAATCCCTACGAGAAAAGTCTGCAGCATGCGCTGCAGTGCTTCCAAGACGGTTCGGAGTCCATTCTGTCGCTGGAGCAGGCGCTGATCTCTCTACATACTGCACTGGAGCTGAAGAGGCTCCTGGCTGTTCCTGCAAGTTAA
- a CDS encoding GNAT family N-acetyltransferase: MELGIELVPKENKQIISRLMQFYLYDFTRYLELEVDRDGNFPSYPGLEAYWNSGNNKFAYLFTADGNIAGFALVDRLLRNPEGQFYMTEFFVLQKYRRSGVGTWAAHRLFDMFPGDWKVSQIRANTPARNFWHRVIGAYTNGEFKERFNPKQGNPSQYFSTESATNLKK; this comes from the coding sequence ATGGAACTCGGAATCGAATTGGTTCCCAAGGAGAATAAACAGATAATCAGCAGACTGATGCAGTTCTATCTATATGATTTCACCCGGTATCTGGAGCTTGAGGTTGACCGTGACGGCAATTTCCCTTCCTATCCGGGCCTAGAAGCTTACTGGAACAGCGGTAATAATAAATTCGCTTATCTGTTTACCGCGGACGGTAATATCGCCGGATTCGCCCTGGTGGACCGTCTGCTGCGTAATCCTGAAGGGCAGTTTTATATGACCGAATTTTTCGTGCTGCAAAAATACCGCCGGAGCGGTGTGGGTACCTGGGCTGCACACAGACTATTCGATATGTTTCCCGGTGATTGGAAGGTGTCGCAGATCCGCGCCAATACACCGGCCCGTAATTTCTGGCATCGGGTTATTGGAGCCTATACGAATGGTGAATTTAAGGAGCGCTTCAATCCGAAACAGGGGAATCCAAGCCAATATTTCAGTACGGAAAGCGCCACTAATCTCAAAAAATAG